From Erigeron canadensis isolate Cc75 chromosome 8, C_canadensis_v1, whole genome shotgun sequence, one genomic window encodes:
- the LOC122611029 gene encoding protein FAR-RED IMPAIRED RESPONSE 1-like — MVVTDQDPAMKKAIEAVLLESRHTLCMWHITQKLPSKVGNDMFEHSDFKKKFNDIVWNLSIDTNTFEKKWFEIIKEFDLEDHEWFTHMYSIRSTWIPAYFRDLYMSGLMRTTSRSESENSFFSNFTTEKSTLVHFMLSYESAMEKQESRLEFLDHQSLIKTTRFSTRLNIEKQACDVYTRAIFLLVQNEIQISIYDCAQISVNSEEGVDKKRGRRKGKKKGVEEDEEEVEDLRTVEGEEIEDTNRALFSKDQENSASTSNNERVKKTFIFKANGIEQIPEKYIIRRWRKDLILPGMRTRRTRYGESNEEFERLTNEAHYIVENCMTLFGNDEAMLSAFVDKVRSLKERKIENPEVEGFKGCGRRLKSSKEIAMEQSMKHKRKYASCGRMTFHDKRNCAKKTKEEEEKRAKAEALKASKKKKYYQRNKFKSHEYEKVPEIVFWDLRDSPSTPVIANQKEVS; from the exons ATGGTGGTTACGGATCAAGATCCTGCAATGAAGAAAGCAATTGAGGCTGTTTTACTAGAGTCAAGACATACGCTTTGCATGTGGCACATTACGCAAAAGCTTCCATCAAAG GTGGGAAACGATATGTTTGAGCATTcagatttcaaaaagaaattcaaTGATATAGTGTGGAATTTGTCGATAGATACAAATACGTTTGAGAAgaaatggtttgaaataatAAAGGAGTTTGATTTGGAGGATCATGAATGGTTTACTCACATGTATAGCATCAGATCAACATGGATACCAGCGTATTTTAGAGACTTATATATGTCGGGTTTAATGAGGACCACATCCAGGTCAGAGAGCGAGAATTCATTTTTCAGCAACTTTACAACTGAGAAATCGACTTTGGTTCATTTTATGTTGTCATATGAATCGGCTATGGAGAAGCAAGAAAGCAGATTAGAGTTTTTGGATCATCAATCTCTTATAAAAACAACACGGTTTTCAACGCGTCTTAATATCGAAAAACAAGCATGTGATGTCTACACCCGTGCAATCTTCCTACTTGTTCAAAATGAGATTCAAATATCCATTTATGATTGTGCTCAGATTTCTGTTAATTCAGAAGAAGGTGTTGAT aagaaaagaggaagaagaaaaggaaaaaaaaagggtgtTGAAGAGGAcgaagaagaagttgaagatCTAAGAACTGTAGAGGGAGAAGAAATTGAGGATACAAATAGAGCCTTattttcaaaagatcaagaaaaCTCTGCAAGTACATCCAACAATGAAAGAGTTAAAAAGACGTTTATTTTCAAG GCCAACGGTATTGAACAAATACCAGAAAAGTACATTATTAGGCGTTGGAGAAAGGATCTAATTCTTCCAGGAATGAGAACAAGAAGAACAAGGTATGGAGAATCAAATGAAGAGTTTGAAAGGCTAACAAATGAAGCTCATTACATTGTTGAGAATTGCATGACCTTGTTTGGAAATGATGAAGCTATGCTTTCAGCATTTGTTGATAAAGTTAGATCATTAAAAG aaagaaaaattgaaaaccCAGAAGTAGAAGGATTCAAAGGTTGTGGAAGAAGATTAAAGAGTTCAAAGGAAATTGCAATGGAACAGTCAATGAAGCATAAACGAAAATATGCAAGTTGTGGAAGGATGACTTTTCATGACAAAAGAAATTGTGCGAAGAAAACaaaagaggaagaagaaaaaagagccaaggctgaagctcttaaagcctCCAAAAAGAA AAAGTATTACCAACGCAATAAGTTTAAGAGTCATGAGTATGAGAAAGTGCCTGAAATTGTGTTTTGGGATCTTAGAGATTCGCCTTCTACTCCAGTGATTGCCAATCAAAAGGAAGTCTCTTAA
- the LOC122611030 gene encoding kinesin-related protein 4-like: protein MPITIDFGDGSTQSPDSNDEERTKKGKYKKVSYAKPRYEFVCRKINKVNHKKKLGRPRLRKRKCVHMDYNEETDNDSGEDEVEEEQDDDEQDEAEDNVQEDEVEENIEEDEVEVNVDNEQTDNEVEDLGENDLEEDSNWEEEEEAQIVDEAEESTELESSDAIEEDEGCINEEEEVELNVDLQDDEDEGSHYVKKDLNANKRKGRKKFQEKRLYIRASKKNFYSIMNNLSSKQKADIKQLGFGSLIKFSIMNVPTRLAYYVLEKFSAKDSILEVNGNLVLVNKERVHDVFGIPIGGKKIPYCPQVDFSEKIVKNRRKQCHTGRFTLKDLMREMEDQKTGGMLFKQKFLVFFVTTMVEGIKCNTVNQKFLPYITKINEARGFDWCDFLLICLKETKRGWLKSKESVDEKAEFNGPIMFLLILYAHEARKPENFQFPLFKNWDLESLKEIEKEISRNGEFEKVTEEIKMVPVPHEVKRKRASERLLERKKMILEQKKGLEDFVDEQDDTRKKSEGVQNEASQKHSQGEEFEFHGCNPFVETQSLEDMNFFRVETKIQVIRRKIQDRMHMRETLNKELVKLFHNGLRIRPYDDEILHLKQIFEENITMEEFYNFLPEDEFGEEECFGTKKGLRETVFEKGECSNPRQKDVTGLDENFEGEIDNIAIQKQDQVQNKTVKSSSKEDQALAGKTKRIEGVRECLKQKNQNPLEDIQHKQEKQDNKQGCQSKAVESTVDKVGDEQHSMRKKTNRIEVDRESLKEKYHNSPEAIEHKQGNQDDKQGSQSKAVESSFQKVGDEGHGIGGKSTRNELDCDGLMDKIQNATESDQRNLDKNKVDRIEADRKIGEKSIESSVDKVEDADHKIGEKNPAEANQGNQDKMKVDQRRKIDQILNKLNSKRTILEVNGSEIKKKSGVHKKKKVDPFLPSFDLGFDSPDSVEDGESHGQGDLDETPKVKDLKSLPDTEKVSQNISQMPFLKVSNSEFSDKGDPIFKMDQFKTLRVVFETMRPGHMIIAQVIDVWTSILNYEETKRDMKGTVRLFCHTNIISPNMIQFDSSADKQMQYEIVFSNRIADILKQYGLKSLKNVDLVFFPMVSQVSYYVIVFKLKTKEIHFLDSRIHESDDVDLIYGTYQRRLRELFDTYMAIEEAVVTNFVQSKPVIVRMKWRTKRNFNDSGIFAMRHIEYVTKMLTSDLNELHKNVTTEVEDYFKIPEFMRRILESKSSAEIDDRVKQTMEIVITQ from the exons ATGCCGATTACTATTGATTTTGGAGATGGCTCAACCCAATCACCTGATTCGAATGATGAGGAAAGAACGAAAAAag GCAAATACAAAAAGGTATCTTATGCCAAACCTAGATATGAATTTGTTTGTCGCAAAATTAATAAAG TAAATCATAAAAAGAAACTTGGACGACCTAGACTTCGTAAAAGGAAATGTGTGCATATGGATTATAATGAAGAAACAGACAATGATAGTGGCGAAGATGAGGTAGAAGAGGAACAAGATGATGATGAACAAGATGAGGCAGAAGATAATGTCCAAGAAGATGAGGTAGAAGAAAATATTGAAGAAGATGAGGTAGAGGTGAATGTTGATAATGAACAAACAGATAATGAAGTAGAGGATCTTGGAGAAAATGATTTGGAAGAGGATAGTAATtgggaagaagaagaggaagcaCAAATTGTTGACGAAGCAGAAGAAAGCACTGAATTAGAAAGTTCAGATGCAATTGAAGAAGATGAGGGATGTAtcaatgaagaagaggaagtaGAGTTAAATGtcgatttacaagatgatgaggACGAGGGATCACATTATGTTAAGAAGGATTTGAATGCAAACAAAAGGAAGGGTAGGAAAAAATTTCAGGAGAAACGGCTTTATATAAGGGCCTCCAAGAAAAATTTTTACTCAATTATGAACAATTTATCTAGTAAACAGAAAGCCGACATAAAGCAATTAGGGTTTGGTTCGTTGATTAAGTTCTCCATAATGAATGTCCCAACAAGATTAGCATATTACGTGCTAGAGAAGTTTTCAGCAAAAGATTCAATTTTGGAAGTTAATGGAAATCTTGTTTTAGTTAACAAAGAAAGGGTGCATGATGTCTTTGGTATACCTATTGGTGGTAAGAAGATACCTTACTGTCCTCAGGTAGATTTTTCAGAAAAAATTGTCAAAAACCGGAGGAAACAGTGTCATACAGGGAGATTCACATTGAAGGATTTAATGAGAGAAATGGAGGACCAAAAGACTGGTGGTATGCTATTCAAGcaaaaatttttggttttttttgtgACAACCATGGTTGAAGGAATTAAGTGCAACACAGTGAACCAGAAGTTTCTACCatacattacaaaaataaatgaagCTCGTGGTTTTGACTGGTGtgattttttgttaatttgtttgaaAGAGACTAAGAGAGGATGGCTAAAATCAAAAGAATCAGTTGACGAAAAGGCTGAATTCAATGGGCCTATAATGTTTCTTCTT ATTCTTTATGCCCATGAAGCTCGAAAGCctgaaaattttcaatttcCTCTTTTCAAAAACTGGGATTTGGAATCCTTGaaggaaattgaaaaagaaatttcCAGAAATGGAGAGTTTGAAAAGGTTACTGAAGAAATCAAAATGGTACCAGTACCACATGAAGTTAAGAGGAAAAGGGCATCCGAGAGGCTATTGGAACGCAAAAAGATGATTCTGGAACAAAAAAAGG GTCTTGAGGATTTTGTCGATGAACAAGATGATACCCGAAAGAAATCTGAAGGTGTTCAAAATGAAGCAAGTCAGAAGCATAGTCAAGGTGAAGAGTTTGAATTTCATGGTTGCAATCCTTTTGTAGAAACTCAATCCCTTGAAGATATGAACTTTTTTAGAGTTGAAACTAAAATTCAG GTTATTAGAAGAAAAATTCAAGACCGAATGCATATGAGGGAAACTCTGAACAAAGAGCTTGTGAAATTATTTCATAATGGATTGAGGATTCGGCCTTATGATGATGAAATCCTGCACCTTAAAcaaatttttgaagaaaacattaCAATGGAagaattttataatttcttacCTGAAGATGAATTTGGTGAGGAAGAATGTTTTGGTACAAAAAAAGGATTGAGGGAAACAGTCTTTGAAAAAGGTGAATGTTCAAATCCAAGACAAAAAGATGTTACTGGTCTTGATGAAAATTTTGAAGGGGAAATCGATAATATTGCTATTCAAAAACAAGATCAAGTTCAAAATAAAACTGTTAAATCAAGTTCAAAAGAAGATCAAGCATTGGCAGGAAAAACTAAAAGAATTGAAGGTGTTCGTGAATGTTTGAAGCAAAAAAATCAGAATCCACTTGAAGACATTCAAcacaaacaagaaaaacaagataATAAGCAAGGATGTCAATCAAAAGCTGTTGAATCTACAGTTGACAAGGTGGGAGATGAACAACATAGCATGCGAAAAAAAACTAACAGAATTGAAGTTGATCGTGAATCTTTGAAGGAAAAATATCATAATTCACCTGAAGCCATTGAGCATAAACAAGGAAATCAAGATGACAAGCAAGGCAGTCAATCAAAAGCAGTGGAATCTAGCTTTCAAAAGGTAGGAGATGAAGGCCATGGAATAGGAGGAAAAAGTACTAGAAATGAACTTGATTGTGATGGTTTGATGGACAAAATTCAGAATGCAACTGAATCAGACCAACGAAATCTAGATAAGAACAAAGTCGACAGAATTGAAGCTGATCGTAAAATAGGAGAAAAAAGTATTGAATCTAGCGTTGACAAGGTAGAAGATGCAGATCATAAAATAGGAGAAAAA AATCCAGCTGAAGCGAATCAAGGAAATCAAGATAAGATGAAAGTTGATCAGCGAAGAAAaattgatcagattttgaataAGTTGAATTCAAAACGTACCATATTGGAAGTTAATGGTtctgaaataaaaaagaagtcaGGTGtgcataaaaagaaaaaggttgatCCTTTTTTACCAAGTTTTGACCTTGGATTTGACTCACCCGATAGCGTTGAAGATGGAGAAAGTCATGGACAAGGAGACTTAGATGAAACTCCGAAGGTGAAAGATCTCAAGTCACTGCCTGACACTGaaaaagtttctcaaaataTATCGCAGATGCCATTTTTGAAGGTGTCAAATTCTGAATTCTCTGACAAAGG TGATCCAATCTTTAAAATGGATCAATTCAAGACTCTGAGAGTTGTTTTTGAGACAATGAGGCCTGGACATATGATTATTGCCCAAGTCATTGATGTATGGACTTCGATTTTGAATTATGAAGAAACTAAAAGAGACATGAAAGGAACTGTTAGACTATTTTGCCATACTAATATCATT TCACCAAATATGATACAATTTGATTCTTCAGCTGAtaaacaaatgcaatatgaaATTGTATTTTCAAACAGGATTGCTGATATTTTGAAACAATATGggttgaaaagtttaaaaaatgttgatttG GTTTTCTTTCCCATGGTTTCTCAAGTCTCTTACTATGTGATTGTGTTCAAATTAAAAACGAAAGAGATTCACTTCCTTGACAGTCGAATTCATGAAAGTGATGATGTTGATCTGATATATGGAACCTACCAAAGAAGGCTG AGGGAACTTTTTGATACATACATGGCTATTGAAGAAGCTGTTGTAACCAACTTTGTACAATCAAAACCCGTCATTGTTAGGATGAAATGGAGAACAAAGAGAAATTTTAATGATTCTGGGATTTTTGCAATGAGACACATAGAG TATGTGACAAAGATGCTTACATCAGATTTGAATGAATTGCATAAGAATGTGACAACTGAGGTTGAAGACTATTTTAAGATTCCAGAGTTTATGAGAAGAATCCTTGAGAGCAAGTCTTCGGCCGAAATTGATGACAGGGTTAAGCAGACTATGGAAATTGTCATTACCCA GTGA